One Oenanthe melanoleuca isolate GR-GAL-2019-014 chromosome 3, OMel1.0, whole genome shotgun sequence DNA segment encodes these proteins:
- the MAP3K4 gene encoding mitogen-activated protein kinase kinase kinase 4 isoform X4, translating to MRDTAALLCAAAAMEEPPPPAGRKECKSGDATSKISESDPEELSDEAGADTFYGASPPSTPRQMKRMSTKHQKNNVSRPAGRSTLKEKMSVPSQSLHKDNGKTIENVEEHSYKQGKKIRDALRTTERDHKKNVQCSFMLDSVGGSLPKKTIPDVDLNKPYLSLGCSHAKLPVSVPMPIPRTTRQTSRTDCPADRLKFFETLRLLLKLTSVSKKKDREQRGQENTSSVWLNRSNELIWLELQAWHAGRSINDQDLYLYAARQAIPDIINEILTFKVDYGSFSSVKNGASLNGTSGEGVCKSTHGTSALVYSSYHEHLQRQRVSFEQVKRIMELLEYIEALYPSLQALQKDYEKYAAKDFQDRVQALCLWLNITKDLNQKLRIMGTVLGIKNLSDIGWPVFEIPSPRLSKDNDPDDEDIDRETEVKESSGTCTEESDGEEQITEENVEELRQAIKNNFTNKPNFDFQDHFSRRLDRLESEDDSTSWVIPECSTEGSCSQHCLTSIYRPFVDKALKQMGLRKLILRLHKLMHGSLQRARMALVRSDHQLEFSEFPDPMLCSDYVQLLNFPPCCEQKRSGVSWEELKSMDLPSFEPAFLVLCRVLLNVIHECLKLRLEQRPAGEPSLLSIKQLVRECKEVLKGGLLMKQYYQFMLREVLDDLQKIDCNIDSFEEDLHKMLMVYFDYMRSWIQMLQQLPQASHSLKNLLEEEWNFTKEITPYIRGGEAQAGKLFCDIAGMLLKSTGIFLDSGLQDSCDEFWASADDSTASDEIRRSVIETSRALKELFHEARERASKALGFAKMLRKDLEIAAEFSLSAPVRDLLNALKTKEYVKVQIPGLESLQVFVPGSIAGEKSVILQLLNAAAGKDCSKDSDELTYEAYLLMTKHSDKDHELDDSWSAWEGQPVKVVPQVETVDTLRTMQVDNLLLVVIQSAHLVSQRKAFQQSIEGLISLHQEQTSSQPIIAKALQQLKNDALQLCNKISSAIDRVDHMFTSEFDAEVDESESATLQQYYREAMIQGYNFGFEYHKEVVRLMSGEFRQKIGDKYINFARKWMNYVLTKCESGRGTRPRWATQGFDFLQAIEPAFISALPEDDFLSLQALMNECIGHVIGKPHSPVTGLYLAVHRNSPRPVKVPRCHSDPPNPHLIIPTPEGFRGSSVPENDRLASIAAELQFRSLSRHSSPTEEREEPLYPKGDSSVSSRRSWELRTLINQTKDTASKQAPMEAVQKSVQLFEERRYREMRRKNIIGQVCDTPKSYDNVMHVGLRKVTFKWQRGNKIGEGQYGKVYTCISVDTGELMAMKEIRFQPNDHKTIKETADELKIFEGIKHPNLVRYFGVELHREEMYIFMEYCDEGTLEEVSKLGLQEHVIRLYSKQITTAINVLHEHGIVHRDIKGF from the exons AAAAGATGAGTGTGCCATCTCAGTCTTTGCATAAAGACAATGGGAAAACCATTGAGAATGTGGAGGAGCACAGCTATAAGCAAGGGAAAAAGATCAGAGATGCCCTAAGGACAACAGAACGAGATCACAAGAAAAATGTGCAGTGTTCATTTATGTTAGACTCAGTTGGTGGATCTCTGCCAAAAAAAACAATTCCAGATGTTGATCTCAATAAGCCTTACCTCAGTCTTGGCTGTAGCCATGCTAAGCTTCCAGTCTCTGTGCCCATGCCAATCCCCAGAACTACACGCCAGACTTCTAGGACTGATTGCCCAGCTGACAGGTTAAAATTCTTTGAAACCCTGCGGCTTTTGTTAAAACTTACCTCAGTCTCAAAGAAAAAGGACAGGGAACAAAGAGGACAGGAAAACACCTCCTCTGTCTGGCTGAACAGATCCAATGAACTGAtctggctggagctgcaagCTTGGCATGCTGGCCGGAGCATTAATGACCAAGACCTCTATCTCTATGCAGCCCGTCAAGCTATCCCCGATATCATCAATGAAATCCTCACCTTCAAAGTGGACTATGGGAGCTTCTCCTCTGTAAAAAATGGAGCTAGTCTCAATGGTACTTCAGGAGAAGGAGTTTGCAAATCAACACATGGAACTAGTGCTTTGGTTTACTCGAGTTACCATGAACACCTCCAACGCCAGCGGGTCTCATTTGAGCAGGTAAAGCGAAtaatggagctgctggagtaCATAGAAGCACTTTATCCATCTCTGCAGGCTCTTCAAAAGGACTACGAAAAGTATGCTGCAAAGGACTTCCAAGACAGGGTGCAGGCACTCTGCCTATGGTTAAATATTACAAAAGACTTAAACCAGAAACTAAGGATTATGGGAACTGTATTGGGCATCAAAAATCTTTCTGACATTGGCTGGCCAGTGTTTGAAATTCCTTCTCCTCGACTGTCTAAGGACAATGATCCAGATGATGAAGACATTGATAGGGAAACAGAAGTAAAGGAATCCTCAGGAACATGCACAGAGGAGAGTGATGGTGAAGAACAAATCACTGAGGAGAACGTTGAGGAACTTAGACAAGCCATCAAGAACAATTTTACTAATAAGCCAAATTTTGACTTTCAGGACCATTTTTCAAGGAGGCTTGATAGGCTTGAGTCTGAGGATGACTCTACTTCCTGGGTTATTCCAGAATGCAGTACTGAGGGAAGCTGCAGCCAACACTGTTTGACCTCTATTTACAGGCCGTTTGTTGATAAAGCACTGAAGCAAATGGGGTTGAGGAAACTGATTTTGAGACTGCACAAACTAATGCATGGTTCATTGCAAAGGGCCCGTATGGCGTTGGTAAGGAGTGATCACCAGCTGGAG TTTTCAGAATTTCCAGATCCCATGTTATGTTCAGATTATGTGCAGTTACTAAATTTCCCACCTTGTTGCGAGCAAAAACGCAGTGGTGTATCATGGGAGGAGTTGAAATCCATGGATTTGCCATCTTTTGAACCTGCATTCTTAGTTCTCTGCCGAGTCCTGCTCAATGTTATCCATGAATGTCTCAAGCTGAGGCTGGAACAAAGACCTGCTGGGGAGCCATCTCTTTTGAGTATTAAACAG CTAGTGAGAGAGTGTAAAGAAGTTCTGAAAGGTGGACTCTTAATGAAGCAATATTACCAGTTCATGTTACGGGAAGTGTTAGATGACTTACAAAAGATTGATTGCAACATTGATTCTTTTGAAGAGGATCTGCATAAAATGTTAATG GTTTACTTTGATTATATGCGAAGCTGGATCCAAATGCTGCAGCAGTTACCTCAAGCATCTCATAGTTTAAAAAATCTGTTGGAGGAAGAATGGAATTTCACCAAAGAAATAACTCCTTATATAAGAGGAGGTGAAGCTCAAGCTGGAAAACTGTTTTG TGATATTGCAGGAATGCTGCTGAAATctacaggaatatttttagATTCCGGACTACAAGACAGTTGTGATGAATTTTGGGCCAGTGCCGATGACAGTACTGCATCAGATGAAATCAG GAGGTCTGTTATAGAGACCAGCCGAGCACTGAAAGAGCTGTTCCATGAGGCTAGAGAAAGGGCCTCCAAAGCTCTTGGTTTTGCTAAAATGCTGAGGAAG GACCTTGAAATAGCAGCAGAATTTTCATTGTCAGCCCCTGTGCGAGATCTTCTGAatgctctgaaaacaaaagagtATGTGAAG GTACAAATTCCTGGACTGGAAAGTTTACAAGTATTTGTACCAGGTAGTATTGCAGGGGAAAAGTCTGTGATTTTGCAGCTCCTCaatgcagctgctgggaaggattGCTCCAAGGATTCAGATGAGCTTACCTACGAGGCCTACTTGCTGATGACCAAACACAGTGACAAAGACCATGAATTAGATGACAGCTGGAGTGCCTGGGAGGGTCAGCCGGTCAAAGTAGTGCCACAAGTAGAAACTGTTGATACGCTGCGCACCATGCAG GTTGATAACCTCCTCCTTGTAGTCATTCAATCTGCCCACCTTGTGAGTCAGAGAAAAGCTTTCCAGCAGTCTATTGAAGGGCTCATATCTCTGCACCAGGAACAGACATCCAGCCAACCAATCATTGCCAAAGCTCTACAGCAGCTAAAG AATGATGCATTACAGCTATGCAATAAGATAAGCAGTGCCATTGATAGAGTTGATCACATGTTCACATCTGAATTTGATGCTGAAGTTGATGAATCCGAATCTGCCACTTTGCAGCAATACTACCGGGAAGCCATGATTCAGGGCTATAATTTTGGGTTTGAG TACCATAAAGAAGTTGTTCGTCTGATGTCTGGAGAATTCAGGCAGAAAATTGGAGACAAATATATCAACTTTGCCAGAAAATGGATGAATTATGTGCTAACAAAATGTGAGAGTGGCCGAGGCACTCGACCCAG ATGGGCAACTCaaggttttgattttcttcaagCCATTGAGCCAGCATTTATTTCAGCTCTCCCAGAAGATGACTTCTTG AGTTTGCAGGCTCTGATGAATGAGTGCATTGGCCATGTTATTGGAAAACCTCACAGTCCTGTTACAGGTTTGTACCTTG ctgTTCATCGAAACAGTCCCCGTCCTGTAAAAGTGCCTCGGTGCCATAGTGATCCACCAAATCCTCATCTCATCATCCCCACGCCCGAAGGCTTCAG GGGTTCCAGTGTCCCTGAAAATGATCGACTTGCTTCAATAGCAGCTGAGTTGCAGTTCAGATCCCTTAGTCGTCACTCCAGTCCCACTGAAGAGCGAGAAG AGCCATTGTATCCAAAAGGAGATTCCAGTGTTTCATCCCGGCGGAGTTGGGAGCTCAGAACGTTAATCAACCAGACCAAAG ACACTGCTTCCAAGCAAGCCCCAATGGAAGCTGTTCAAAAGTCTGTTCAGTTGTTTGAAGAAAGGAGATACAGAGAGATGAGAAGGAAGAACATCATTGGCCAAGTTTGTGACACACCGAAATCTTACGATAATGTCATGCATGTGGGTTTGAGAAAAGTGACTTTCAAGTGgcagagaggaaacaaaattG GTGAAGGCCAGTATGGGAAGGTCTATACCTGTATCAGTGTTGACACTGGAGAGCTGATGGCTATGAAGGAA ATAAGATTTCAACCTAATGATCACAAAACCATCAAAGAAACAGCTGATGAACTGAAGATTTTTGAAGGGATCAAACACCCTAATCTGGTTCGTTATTTTGGTGTGGAGCTCCACAGG gaagaaatgtACATCTTCATGGAGTACTGTGATGAGGGCACTCTGGAGGAGGTATCAAAACTGGGCCTTCAGGAGCATGTCATTAGGCTGTACTCAAAGCAGATCACGACTGCTATCAATGTGCTACATGAACATGGTATTGTTCATCGAGACATTAAAG GGTTTTGA